A genomic region of Micromonospora sp. NBRC 110009 contains the following coding sequences:
- the rlmN gene encoding 23S rRNA (adenine(2503)-C(2))-methyltransferase RlmN, which yields MTSLPLISVDPDARGRRPAMPPRHLADLDLPGRQALVTELGEPAFRAKQVSNHYFGRLVRDPAQMTDLPAATRERLAGTLLPTLLTPVRELACDDGATRKALWRLHDGSLVESVLMGYPDRVTVCISSQAGCGMACPFCATGQAGLTRNLSTAEIVDQAVYLAGVAASGAVAGSPPRLSHVVLMGMGEPLANYSRVVAAIRRLVAPAPEGLGLSQRHITVSTVGLVPAIRRLASEDLSVTLALSLHAPDDELRDELVPVNQRWKVSEVLDAAWDYAATTGRRVSIEYAMIKDVNDQPWRADLLGRLLAGKLAHVNLIPLNPTPGSRWDASPKPVEREFVRRLRDAGVSTTVRDTRGREIDGACGQLAAAEDRDTDLRTATA from the coding sequence ATGACGAGCCTCCCCCTGATTTCCGTTGACCCAGACGCCCGCGGCCGCCGACCCGCGATGCCGCCCCGTCACCTCGCCGACCTGGACCTGCCGGGCCGGCAGGCGCTCGTCACCGAGCTGGGGGAGCCGGCGTTCCGCGCCAAGCAGGTCTCGAACCACTACTTCGGCCGTCTGGTCCGCGATCCCGCGCAGATGACCGACCTGCCGGCGGCCACCCGGGAGCGGCTGGCCGGGACGCTGCTGCCCACCCTGCTCACCCCGGTCCGCGAGCTGGCGTGCGACGACGGCGCCACCCGCAAGGCGCTCTGGCGGCTGCACGACGGCTCGCTGGTGGAGAGCGTGCTGATGGGCTACCCGGATCGGGTCACCGTCTGCATCTCCAGCCAGGCCGGCTGCGGCATGGCCTGCCCGTTCTGCGCCACCGGCCAGGCCGGGCTGACCCGCAACCTCTCCACTGCCGAGATCGTCGACCAGGCGGTCTACCTCGCCGGCGTGGCCGCGTCGGGCGCGGTCGCCGGCTCGCCGCCGCGGCTTTCCCACGTCGTCCTCATGGGCATGGGCGAGCCGCTGGCGAACTACTCCCGGGTGGTGGCGGCGATCCGCCGCCTGGTCGCGCCGGCCCCCGAGGGGCTCGGCCTGTCCCAGCGGCACATCACCGTTTCCACGGTCGGCCTGGTTCCGGCCATCCGCCGACTGGCCAGCGAAGACCTCTCAGTGACCCTTGCGTTGTCGCTGCACGCCCCCGATGATGAGCTGCGCGATGAACTCGTCCCGGTCAACCAGCGCTGGAAGGTGTCCGAGGTGCTGGATGCGGCGTGGGACTACGCGGCCACGACGGGGCGTCGCGTGTCGATCGAGTACGCGATGATCAAGGACGTGAACGACCAGCCGTGGAGAGCCGATCTGCTCGGGCGGCTGCTGGCCGGCAAGCTGGCCCACGTGAACCTCATCCCGCTCAACCCGACTCCGGGCAGCCGCTGGGACGCCAGCCCGAAGCCGGTCGAGCGGGAGTTCGTCCGGCGGTTGCGCGACGCCGGGGTGTCGACCACGGTGCGGGACACCCGGGGGCGCGAGATCGACGGCGCGTGTGGGCAGCTCGCCGCCGCCGAGGACAGGGACACCGACCTCCGCACCGCAACGGCGTAG
- a CDS encoding phosphatidate cytidylyltransferase: MSHPDPYGTAEPRGWDRPERPTSLPWPESDREPGPWRTPGGHEAYAGPHGRPHPAADPSARPGTDGNGYARPRPYDDGPGRGRDQRGRRDDPGWRDDGGYRDQGGYRDDSGHWDHRDQWGYRDEPGRGDTGPVHRDTDRGPRDPGRDQRAPGYGDPRDRGYDNAARGGRPGAPDDEYQTAQIAPVRDEPTAQLAAIRDEPDPVPPTGRRAPGRRRASADRPPTAAPATGRAGRNLPAAIGVGVALGAAILVPLFFYLPAFLGVVAAAVAIGVWEMARAVRRSGAHPPLVPLIAGGVVMVGLAWFAGPDALTLGLLVTVLGTMIWRLGDGPGNYQRDLTAATLIAVYVPFLGGFAAMLAAAPGDGHLRVLVTLVAVVLSDTGGYAAGVAFGKHPMAPTISPKKSWEGFAGSVTAAAAGSALLLWLLFDVAPWWGALFGVAISCAAVLGDLAESMIKRDLGVKDMSNLLPGHGGLMDRLDSILFAVPTAYLLLAVFVPVVG; the protein is encoded by the coding sequence ATGTCCCACCCCGACCCCTACGGCACCGCCGAGCCGCGCGGCTGGGACCGCCCGGAGCGCCCCACCTCGCTGCCCTGGCCGGAGAGCGACCGCGAACCGGGACCCTGGCGTACGCCGGGCGGCCACGAGGCGTACGCCGGGCCGCACGGCCGGCCCCACCCCGCCGCCGACCCGTCCGCCCGACCCGGGACGGACGGCAACGGGTACGCCCGACCCCGGCCGTACGACGACGGCCCGGGCCGTGGCCGTGACCAGCGGGGCCGTCGCGACGATCCCGGCTGGCGCGACGACGGCGGCTACCGTGATCAGGGCGGCTACCGGGACGACAGTGGCCACTGGGACCACCGCGATCAGTGGGGCTACCGGGACGAGCCCGGCCGAGGCGACACCGGCCCGGTCCACCGGGACACCGACCGGGGCCCGCGCGACCCGGGCCGGGACCAGCGTGCTCCCGGCTACGGCGACCCGCGCGACCGCGGTTACGACAACGCGGCGCGGGGCGGGCGTCCCGGCGCGCCGGACGATGAATACCAGACCGCCCAGATCGCCCCGGTACGGGACGAACCGACCGCCCAGCTCGCGGCGATCCGGGACGAGCCGGACCCCGTGCCTCCCACCGGCCGCCGCGCGCCGGGCCGGCGGCGGGCCAGCGCCGACCGTCCGCCCACCGCGGCGCCGGCGACCGGGCGCGCGGGCCGCAACCTGCCGGCCGCGATCGGCGTCGGGGTGGCCCTCGGCGCGGCGATCCTGGTGCCGCTCTTCTTCTACCTGCCGGCGTTCCTGGGGGTGGTCGCCGCCGCGGTGGCGATCGGCGTCTGGGAGATGGCCCGCGCGGTGCGTCGCAGCGGGGCGCACCCGCCGCTGGTGCCGCTGATCGCCGGTGGTGTGGTCATGGTGGGGCTGGCCTGGTTCGCCGGCCCGGACGCGCTGACCCTCGGCCTGCTGGTCACCGTGCTCGGCACGATGATCTGGCGGCTGGGCGACGGCCCCGGCAACTACCAGCGGGACCTCACCGCGGCCACCCTGATCGCGGTGTACGTGCCGTTCCTCGGCGGCTTCGCGGCGATGCTGGCCGCCGCGCCCGGCGACGGGCACCTGCGGGTGCTGGTCACCCTGGTCGCCGTGGTGCTCTCCGACACCGGCGGCTACGCGGCCGGCGTCGCCTTCGGCAAGCACCCGATGGCCCCCACGATCAGCCCGAAGAAGTCCTGGGAGGGCTTCGCCGGGTCGGTGACCGCGGCCGCGGCGGGCAGCGCCCTGCTGCTCTGGCTGCTCTTCGACGTCGCCCCCTGGTGGGGCGCGCTGTTCGGGGTGGCGATCTCCTGCGCGGCGGTTCTCGGCGACCTCGCCGAGTCGATGATCAAGCGGGACCTCGGGGTCAAGGACATGAGCAACCTGCTCCCCGGCCACGGCGGGCTGATGGACCGGCTCGACTCGATCCTGTTCGCGGTGCCGACGGCGTACCTGCTGCTGGCGGTCTTCGTACCGGTGGTGGGCTGA
- the frr gene encoding ribosome recycling factor has translation MIDDTLLEAEEKMERAIEHAKEEFGGIRTGRANAAMFSRIVIDYYGSPTPLPQMASIAVPEPRMVIIKPYDNSQLGAMEKAIRDSDLGVNPNNEGNQLRILLPQMTEERRREMIKVARHKGEEAKVAVRNIRRKGKEELDRLVKDGEVGEDEGRRAEKELDDLTQRFVATVDDLVKHKENELLEV, from the coding sequence GTGATCGACGACACCCTCCTCGAGGCAGAGGAGAAGATGGAGCGTGCCATCGAGCACGCCAAGGAGGAGTTCGGCGGGATCCGCACCGGCCGCGCCAACGCCGCGATGTTCTCCCGGATCGTCATCGACTACTATGGCAGCCCGACCCCGCTGCCCCAGATGGCGTCCATCGCGGTTCCCGAGCCGCGCATGGTGATCATCAAGCCGTATGACAACTCGCAGCTGGGCGCCATGGAGAAGGCGATTCGCGACTCGGACCTCGGCGTGAACCCGAACAACGAGGGCAACCAGCTGCGCATCCTGCTCCCGCAGATGACCGAGGAGCGGCGCCGCGAGATGATCAAGGTCGCCCGGCACAAGGGCGAGGAGGCCAAGGTCGCCGTCCGCAACATCCGCCGCAAGGGCAAGGAAGAGCTGGACCGCCTGGTCAAGGACGGCGAGGTCGGCGAGGACGAGGGGCGCCGCGCCGAGAAGGAGCTGGACGACCTCACCCAGCGTTTCGTCGCCACCGTCGACGATCTGGTCAAGCACAAGGAGAACGAGCTGCTCGAGGTCTGA
- the pyrH gene encoding UMP kinase, giving the protein MTQVVSDRSLAADDPTAPPPGRARRVVLKLSGEVFGGGAIGVDPDVVQGIARQIATVVRRGVQVSVVVGGGNFFRGAELQKRGMDRARADYMGMLGTVMNCLALQDFLEKEGIETRVQSAITMAQVAEPYIPLRAIRHLEKGRVVIFGAGAGMPYFSTDTVAAQRALEIHADVVLMSKNGVDAVYTADPRIDPTASKLDSITFSEVLRRNLRVADAAAFSLCMENGLPMLVFGAQGDDTIVRAVGGEKIGTLITA; this is encoded by the coding sequence ATGACGCAGGTTGTGAGTGACCGGAGCCTGGCGGCGGATGATCCGACCGCCCCACCGCCCGGCCGGGCCCGCCGGGTGGTGCTGAAGCTCTCCGGCGAGGTCTTCGGCGGCGGCGCGATCGGCGTCGACCCGGACGTCGTGCAGGGCATCGCCCGGCAGATCGCCACCGTGGTCCGCCGTGGCGTGCAGGTCTCCGTGGTCGTGGGCGGCGGCAACTTCTTCCGCGGCGCCGAGCTCCAGAAGCGCGGCATGGACCGGGCCCGGGCCGACTACATGGGCATGCTCGGCACGGTGATGAACTGCCTGGCCCTCCAGGACTTCCTGGAGAAGGAGGGCATCGAGACCCGGGTGCAGAGCGCCATCACGATGGCCCAGGTCGCCGAGCCGTACATCCCGCTCCGGGCGATCCGGCACCTGGAGAAGGGCCGGGTGGTCATCTTCGGCGCCGGCGCCGGCATGCCGTACTTCTCCACGGACACCGTCGCCGCGCAGCGGGCGCTGGAGATCCACGCCGACGTGGTGCTGATGAGCAAGAACGGCGTGGACGCGGTCTACACCGCGGACCCCCGGATCGACCCGACGGCGAGCAAGCTCGACTCGATCACCTTCTCCGAGGTGCTGCGCCGCAACCTGCGGGTGGCGGACGCCGCGGCCTTCAGCCTCTGCATGGAGAACGGCCTGCCGATGCTGGTCTTCGGCGCCCAGGGCGACGACACGATCGTCCGTGCCGTCGGCGGTGAGAAGATCGGCACGCTGATCACCGCCTGA
- the tsf gene encoding translation elongation factor Ts, with protein MSNFTAADVKKLRDLTGAGMMDSKKALTEAEGDFDKAIEILRVKGAKDVGKRAGRTAANGLIAHSGKSLLELNCETDFVAKNDAFIALAQQLVEHGESSGVTNAEELLASSIDGKPVADLIQEQSAKIGEKLVLNRFAKLAGSTAVYLHRKSQDLPPAVGVLVEYAGKADEAGDADARGVAMQIAAMRPKYLTRDEVPGDVVESERRIAEQTAREENKPEAALPKIVEGRVNAFFKDFVLLEQSSVADNKKTVKQVLAEAGIEVNRFLRFEVGQA; from the coding sequence ATGTCCAACTTCACCGCCGCGGACGTCAAGAAGCTCCGCGACCTCACCGGCGCCGGCATGATGGACTCCAAGAAGGCGCTGACGGAGGCCGAGGGCGACTTCGACAAGGCCATCGAGATCCTGCGCGTCAAGGGCGCCAAGGACGTCGGCAAGCGGGCCGGCCGCACCGCCGCCAACGGCCTCATCGCACACTCCGGCAAGTCGCTGCTCGAGCTCAACTGCGAGACCGACTTCGTCGCCAAGAACGACGCCTTCATCGCGCTGGCCCAGCAGCTGGTCGAGCACGGCGAGAGCAGCGGCGTGACCAACGCCGAGGAGCTGCTCGCCAGCAGCATCGACGGCAAGCCGGTCGCCGACCTGATCCAGGAGCAGTCCGCCAAGATCGGCGAGAAGCTGGTGCTCAACCGCTTCGCCAAGCTGGCCGGCAGCACCGCCGTCTACCTGCACCGCAAGAGCCAGGACCTGCCGCCGGCGGTCGGCGTGCTCGTCGAGTACGCCGGCAAGGCCGACGAGGCCGGCGACGCGGACGCCCGCGGCGTGGCCATGCAGATCGCCGCCATGCGGCCGAAGTACCTGACCCGCGACGAGGTCCCGGGTGACGTGGTCGAGTCCGAGCGGCGCATCGCCGAGCAGACCGCCCGCGAGGAGAACAAGCCCGAGGCCGCGCTGCCGAAGATCGTCGAGGGCCGGGTCAACGCCTTCTTCAAGGACTTCGTCCTGCTGGAGCAGTCCTCGGTCGCCGACAACAAGAAGACGGTGAAGCAGGTGCTGGCCGAGGCCGGCATCGAGGTCAACCGCTTCCTGCGGTTCGAGGTCGGCCAGGCCTGA
- the rpsB gene encoding 30S ribosomal protein S2, protein MAVVTMRQLLESGVHFGHQTRRWNPKMKRFIFTERNGIYIIDLRQTLDYIEKAYDFVRTTVAGGGSILFVGTKKQAQEAISEQATRVGQPYVNHRWLGGMLTNFQTVYKRLQRMKELEALGDLSGTAAGYTKKETLQLSREKEKLTKTLGGLRDMQKLPAAVWVVDTKKEHIAVDEARKLGIPVIAVLDTNCDPDEVDFPIPGNDDAIRSAELLTKVVAAAVADGLIARSGRGRGADEKPEPGQVGADEPLAEWERELLEEPKKGDEQPATASAE, encoded by the coding sequence ATGGCCGTCGTGACCATGCGCCAGCTGCTGGAGAGCGGTGTCCACTTCGGGCACCAGACCCGGCGCTGGAACCCGAAGATGAAGCGCTTCATCTTCACCGAGCGCAACGGTATCTACATCATCGACCTGCGCCAGACCCTCGACTACATCGAGAAGGCGTACGACTTCGTGCGCACCACCGTGGCCGGGGGCGGCAGCATCCTCTTCGTCGGCACCAAGAAGCAGGCCCAGGAGGCAATCTCCGAGCAGGCGACCCGGGTCGGCCAGCCGTACGTCAACCACCGCTGGCTCGGCGGCATGCTGACCAACTTCCAGACCGTGTACAAGCGGCTCCAGCGGATGAAGGAGCTGGAGGCGCTGGGTGACCTGAGCGGCACCGCCGCCGGTTACACCAAGAAGGAGACCCTGCAGCTCTCCCGCGAGAAGGAGAAGCTGACCAAGACCCTGGGTGGCCTGCGCGACATGCAGAAGCTCCCGGCCGCGGTCTGGGTGGTCGACACCAAGAAGGAGCACATCGCCGTCGACGAGGCCCGCAAGCTGGGCATCCCGGTGATCGCCGTGCTCGACACCAACTGCGACCCGGACGAGGTCGACTTCCCGATCCCGGGCAACGACGACGCGATCCGCTCGGCCGAGCTGCTGACCAAGGTCGTCGCCGCCGCCGTCGCCGACGGTCTGATCGCCCGCTCCGGCCGTGGCCGCGGCGCCGACGAGAAGCCCGAGCCGGGCCAGGTCGGCGCCGACGAGCCGCTGGCCGAGTGGGAGCGCGAGCTGCTCGAGGAGCCGAAGAAGGGCGACGAGCAGCCGGCGACCGCCAGCGCGGAGTGA
- a CDS encoding globin family protein: MPDVVLSKRGRYAALKRRHGADHPTTQAASRELREATLARHITRLVDQAPPLTDEQRARLAGLLRPAGGQAGEAA, encoded by the coding sequence ATGCCCGACGTCGTGCTCTCAAAGCGCGGGCGATACGCCGCGCTGAAGCGCCGCCATGGCGCTGACCATCCCACCACCCAAGCCGCATCGCGCGAGCTGCGGGAAGCCACCCTCGCACGGCACATCACCCGCCTGGTCGACCAGGCCCCGCCGCTGACCGATGAGCAGCGCGCCCGCCTGGCCGGTCTCCTGCGCCCGGCTGGCGGCCAGGCGGGCGAGGCGGCGTGA